In the genome of Verrucomicrobium sp., the window TTTGCCTACGACGCGGCGGGCTCCCTCTTCTGGGGCCTGCTCCCGCTCCTGGCGGGCCTGGGGCTGGGCGCGGCCATGCCCGATCCGGCGCGCATCGGCGCCTTCCTGCAGGAAAACTGGGCGGAGGTGCTGGCGTGCGTGGTCGGCGCCTTCCTGCTTTGGACCTTCGCCCACCGCCGCATCTACCTCTACCAGCTTGGCCAGGAGCTGAAGAAGGCCGTGACCGTGGAGGCGCTCAAGGAAATGCTAGACCGGGGGGAAGACCTGGTCCTCCTCGACATCCGCCACCCCATCAACTTCAAGCTGCGCCCCGTCATGCTGCCCGGCGCGCGCCACGTCGGCTACCAGGAGATCGAGGCGAACAACCTGGAAAAGGTGCCGATGGAGCGCTCCCTCATCGTCTACTGCGACTGCCCGCGGGACCAGGCCTCCGCCCACGTCGTGCGGATGCTGCGCCGCCGGGGGGCCAAGTCGGTCCGCCTGCTGCACGGCGGCCTGGAAGCGTGGGAAAAGCTGGGCATGCCCACCGTCCCGGCGGAGGGGCTGGAGCCGCTCCCGGCCTAACGCTT includes:
- a CDS encoding VTT domain-containing protein, translated to MHLPSVSEIGYAGLFAWILAEQLGVPIPAMPVILAAGTLVASGKFGLLSCVGLILVACLLADGIWYYLGRSKGVHILHFVCRLSWKPNTCISQTKGVFMRYGASALLFAKFVPGLNTLAPPLAGAVGISARRFFAYDAAGSLFWGLLPLLAGLGLGAAMPDPARIGAFLQENWAEVLACVVGAFLLWTFAHRRIYLYQLGQELKKAVTVEALKEMLDRGEDLVLLDIRHPINFKLRPVMLPGARHVGYQEIEANNLEKVPMERSLIVYCDCPRDQASAHVVRMLRRRGAKSVRLLHGGLEAWEKLGMPTVPAEGLEPLPA